The following are from one region of the Petrotoga mobilis SJ95 genome:
- the gatB gene encoding Asp-tRNA(Asn)/Glu-tRNA(Gln) amidotransferase subunit GatB, producing the protein MMYKTIIGLEIHVQLLTKSKAFCSCSTEHYEAEPNINICPVCTGQPGTLPVLNEEALKLAIKAGLILNGRINKFSRFDRKNYFYPDLPKGYQITQYFHPIVSGGYIDVEGKKIRIRRMHMEEDTAKMLHEGDQISYAQESLIDFNRAGIPLLEIVTEPDIETPKQARIFMEKLRNLLRYADISTGDMEKGALRCDANISILNQENEEVSKRVEIKNINSFKFVEKALEYERDRIINNLEEGRELIQETRGWDANKKETFSMRTKEEEMDYRYFPEPDLPILILNDELIETVKKLIPEMPEEKAKRFVTQYNIPEYDAQILSSDKELADYYERCVKLAKDAKFVSNFILTELLREMKENDDTIENVKIKPEHFAELKMLLDTNTISTKIAKDIFPQMYKTGDSPKLIVEKKGLEQIENEDELKKIIENILKENPDSVEKYKNGKKKLLGFFVGQVMKETKGKASPQKTNEILKELLEDN; encoded by the coding sequence ATTATGTATAAAACTATTATAGGATTAGAAATACACGTCCAATTACTAACAAAATCTAAAGCCTTTTGTTCATGTAGTACAGAGCATTATGAAGCTGAGCCGAATATTAATATTTGTCCAGTATGTACAGGTCAACCTGGAACGTTGCCGGTATTAAACGAGGAAGCACTTAAACTTGCGATAAAAGCTGGATTAATATTAAATGGACGTATAAATAAGTTTTCTAGGTTCGATAGAAAGAATTATTTTTACCCCGATTTGCCAAAGGGTTATCAAATTACGCAGTATTTTCATCCCATAGTAAGTGGAGGATACATCGACGTTGAAGGCAAAAAGATAAGAATAAGAAGGATGCATATGGAAGAAGATACGGCTAAGATGCTTCATGAAGGGGATCAGATTTCCTATGCTCAAGAAAGTTTAATTGATTTTAATAGGGCAGGCATACCTCTTTTAGAAATTGTAACCGAGCCGGATATAGAGACTCCTAAACAGGCAAGGATATTTATGGAGAAATTAAGAAATTTGCTTAGATACGCTGATATTTCAACGGGTGATATGGAAAAAGGAGCTTTGAGATGTGATGCAAATATCTCTATTCTCAACCAAGAAAACGAAGAAGTAAGTAAAAGGGTAGAGATTAAGAATATAAACTCATTCAAATTTGTAGAAAAAGCGTTAGAATATGAAAGAGATAGGATTATTAATAATTTAGAAGAAGGTCGAGAGTTAATACAAGAAACGAGAGGGTGGGATGCCAACAAAAAAGAGACATTTTCGATGAGAACAAAAGAAGAAGAGATGGACTACAGATATTTTCCTGAACCTGATCTCCCTATACTGATTTTGAATGACGAACTTATCGAAACCGTTAAAAAACTCATTCCGGAAATGCCAGAAGAGAAGGCTAAAAGGTTTGTTACTCAGTACAATATTCCGGAATATGACGCACAGATCCTCTCTTCTGACAAAGAGTTAGCTGATTACTATGAAAGATGTGTAAAGTTAGCAAAGGATGCCAAATTTGTTAGTAATTTTATTTTGACTGAGTTATTAAGAGAGATGAAAGAAAATGATGATACTATTGAAAATGTAAAGATTAAACCTGAGCATTTTGCTGAGTTGAAAATGCTTTTAGATACAAATACAATTTCAACAAAAATTGCTAAAGATATCTTTCCCCAGATGTATAAAACAGGTGATAGCCCCAAACTGATCGTTGAAAAGAAAGGTTTAGAGCAAATAGAAAATGAAGATGAATTGAAAAAAATAATTGAAAATATTTTAAAAGAAAATCCCGATAGTGTTGAAAAGTACAAAAATGGTAAGAAGAAACTTTTAGGTTTTTTTGTTGGACAAGTTATGAAAGAAACAAAAGGTAAAGCTAGCCCTCAAAAAACAAACGAGATACTCAAAGAATTACTTGAAGATAATTGA
- the gatA gene encoding Asp-tRNA(Asn)/Glu-tRNA(Gln) amidotransferase subunit GatA, producing MTIDDLIGKNVIEESIKKIYEKDKEINSVLRIEKAEGNKDGDYFGIPFLVKDNILVEGTKTTNGSKILENYNSPYTATAVERLLKAGFTVVGKTNMDEFAMGNTNEHSAFGPVRNPKDLARVPGGSSGGSAAAVAAGYVPFSLGSDTGGSVRQPAAFCGVVGFKPSYGMISRYGLTAFSSSLDQIGVFANNVKDARTVTEIMKGKDPKDSTTLEHDKDLVKDVEIDLSKTKICIPKVVYHENADDNVIKQFERAINFLRSKGAIVDVKDIPELEYSVAIYYIIAPAEASSNLSRYDGVKYGLRNDALGLNRMYKSTREVGFGMEVKRRIMMGTFNLSSLYYDQYYSKASKVRKLLSDKIKEVLNDYNLIMTPTSPVLPPKIGEKLKPLDYYLMDIFTIPANLNGSPAISIPFGDVQGLPFGIQFIGRYMKDEELLTIADNFFKETSRELKNYV from the coding sequence TTGACCATAGATGATTTGATTGGTAAAAATGTCATAGAAGAAAGTATCAAAAAGATTTATGAAAAAGATAAAGAAATAAATTCAGTTTTGAGAATAGAAAAGGCAGAAGGCAACAAAGATGGCGATTATTTTGGCATACCTTTTTTGGTCAAGGATAACATTTTAGTTGAAGGGACTAAAACAACAAACGGTTCTAAAATCCTTGAAAATTATAATTCTCCTTATACCGCAACTGCCGTTGAAAGACTTTTAAAAGCAGGTTTTACAGTAGTAGGGAAAACTAATATGGACGAGTTTGCCATGGGTAATACCAACGAACATTCAGCCTTTGGACCTGTAAGAAATCCTAAGGATTTGGCACGAGTCCCAGGGGGTAGTAGTGGAGGTTCAGCTGCAGCTGTAGCAGCAGGGTACGTTCCATTTTCTCTGGGATCCGATACCGGAGGCTCAGTAAGACAACCTGCCGCTTTTTGTGGTGTTGTTGGATTTAAGCCGTCATACGGTATGATATCACGATACGGTTTAACCGCTTTTTCATCTTCATTGGATCAAATAGGTGTTTTTGCGAATAATGTTAAGGACGCTAGAACTGTTACAGAAATTATGAAAGGAAAAGATCCCAAGGATTCAACCACGTTGGAGCACGATAAAGATCTCGTAAAAGATGTAGAGATAGATTTATCCAAAACCAAAATTTGCATTCCAAAGGTTGTTTACCATGAAAATGCAGATGATAATGTAATAAAACAATTTGAAAGGGCTATTAACTTTTTGAGAAGCAAAGGAGCAATAGTTGACGTAAAAGACATACCGGAACTTGAATATTCGGTAGCAATTTATTACATAATAGCCCCTGCTGAAGCCTCATCCAACCTTTCAAGATACGATGGTGTCAAATATGGGTTGAGGAACGATGCCTTAGGTTTGAATAGAATGTATAAATCTACTAGAGAAGTTGGTTTTGGTATGGAAGTAAAAAGAAGAATAATGATGGGAACTTTTAATCTATCTTCTCTTTATTATGATCAATATTACTCAAAAGCCTCAAAAGTAAGAAAATTGTTGAGTGACAAAATAAAGGAAGTTTTAAACGATTATAATTTGATAATGACCCCCACATCTCCTGTTCTCCCACCAAAGATAGGGGAAAAGTTAAAACCTTTAGATTATTATTTAATGGATATTTTTACAATCCCTGCGAATTTAAATGGATCACCTGCCATAAGTATTCCCTTTGGTGATGTCCAAGGGTTACCTTTTGGTATACAATTCATTGGTCGATATATGAAGGATGAGGAACTATTAACTATAGCAGACAATTTCTTTAAAGAGACCTCCAGGGAGTTGAAAAATTATGTATAA
- a CDS encoding rhomboid family intramembrane serine protease → MQRNVTSYLIMLNVLIFIMMFLFGGLSAFSNPRIYILFGAQLGNLITAGEWFRLITSMFVHGGLFHIFFNMIALFYVGNIVERAYGKERFISIYMLSGIFGNLLTHLFLPNAISVGASGAIFGLIGLLFGAGFRHDTPTILRPVTGTALLPIILINVIWGFLPGANINNFAHLGGLGIGFTFGWLTSIRYTKRSYQGWRTFSYLSYGLIIASFVLLLIFDFRYYIF, encoded by the coding sequence ATGCAAAGAAATGTCACGAGTTACTTAATAATGTTGAATGTTTTGATATTTATAATGATGTTTTTATTTGGTGGTTTAAGCGCTTTTTCTAACCCACGTATATACATACTTTTTGGTGCACAATTGGGTAATTTAATCACAGCCGGAGAATGGTTCAGATTGATTACATCAATGTTTGTTCATGGTGGGTTATTTCACATATTTTTCAATATGATCGCTTTATTTTACGTGGGTAACATAGTTGAAAGGGCTTATGGAAAAGAAAGATTTATCTCAATATACATGTTATCAGGTATTTTTGGTAACCTTTTAACCCACTTATTTTTACCTAATGCGATCTCTGTAGGTGCATCAGGTGCGATATTCGGATTGATAGGTCTGCTTTTTGGGGCGGGATTTAGGCACGATACCCCAACTATATTGAGACCTGTAACAGGTACCGCTTTACTCCCCATTATTTTAATAAACGTGATCTGGGGATTCTTACCAGGTGCTAATATAAACAATTTTGCCCATTTAGGAGGATTAGGAATAGGTTTTACCTTTGGTTGGTTAACATCTATAAGGTACACGAAGAGGAGTTACCAAGGGTGGAGAACGTTTTCTTACTTGTCTTACGGATTAATTATTGCAAGTTTTGTTTTACTTTTGATATTCGATTTTAGATACTACATATTTTAA
- the pheT gene encoding phenylalanine--tRNA ligase subunit beta, translating into MKVSLNWLEDYIKVTKNIEELVKEIKLHSVDVEGFEKAGNNLNNITVGEIMEITPLENADNLVVCKIDVGKDIKNIVTGDLTVKIGEKVPVALPGATLANNIKIEEREFKGVISEGMMCSLKELGISGDADKIYRIVDDVPNGMDFVKFFDLYDQILELDILPNRPDLLSYLGVAKELETIDCGVGFNLPDYIKISKGEGFPVRIEYEKCNRYMATVVKDIKVGPSPMWLVKRLGRSGIRSINNIVDITNYVMLETGHPIHAFDLDLIGDQIVVRKAKKGEKILLLDGKEYTMEGEETLITDGDNIIALGGIMGGELSGINENTKDILLEVAHFDPVNIRKSSTYHKITSDSSYRFERGVDPNDSEMVMGRLIKLINELAGGKVEGATTDIYPKPIENKKISIKKSFINDRLGKDLAEKEIEQILKKLDFSFTIVEKSSQQKAMEDVVKMIDLPWDIIDEEWNVSIPTKRPDITQDIDLVEEVGRVYGYSKIQPAFPNLNGLIGSKGDFVSFKEKVEDTMLANGYHEAKTFPLNNGNRMWMENELELRLINPISSELEYMSSKLIYGLLDSVSFNYRNQTKDIKMFEIDKVFHADKDSETGAKEFTNLAFVATGRENNDDFTDKREVTFYSVKGALENLLNEFHVKVEYVRSDQPGFLKAQSARLFINNEEIGFLGLLDPVIADNYYEIKDPIYICEINLDKIFEGKKEIKREFRKVDFPAIKREYSMIVPLNIEFKEIQEIIISVADIVEDFKIFDVYRGKNIEEDKTSITVSIVYRSENKTLTEEEVNQVERSILESLNNKGIKLRES; encoded by the coding sequence ATGAAAGTATCTTTAAATTGGCTTGAAGATTATATAAAAGTCACAAAAAATATCGAAGAATTAGTAAAAGAAATAAAACTCCACTCGGTAGATGTAGAAGGTTTTGAAAAAGCGGGGAATAATCTTAATAATATAACAGTTGGAGAGATTATGGAAATAACCCCACTTGAAAATGCTGATAATTTAGTAGTTTGTAAGATAGACGTAGGGAAAGATATCAAAAATATAGTCACCGGGGATCTTACAGTTAAGATTGGAGAAAAAGTTCCAGTTGCACTTCCTGGGGCAACTTTAGCAAACAATATAAAAATAGAAGAACGAGAATTCAAGGGAGTTATCTCTGAGGGAATGATGTGTTCTTTGAAGGAATTAGGTATATCTGGGGATGCGGATAAAATTTACAGAATAGTGGATGACGTTCCGAATGGAATGGATTTTGTAAAATTTTTTGATCTTTATGACCAAATTTTGGAATTAGATATACTTCCCAATAGGCCTGATTTACTGTCTTACTTAGGTGTTGCCAAAGAGTTAGAAACAATAGATTGTGGTGTGGGATTTAATTTACCTGACTATATAAAAATTAGTAAGGGTGAGGGGTTTCCGGTAAGAATAGAATATGAAAAATGTAATCGATATATGGCAACAGTTGTAAAAGATATAAAAGTTGGTCCATCCCCAATGTGGCTGGTTAAAAGGTTAGGAAGGTCAGGAATAAGAAGTATAAATAATATTGTAGACATAACAAACTATGTAATGTTAGAGACAGGTCACCCCATCCATGCATTCGATTTAGATCTTATAGGTGACCAAATAGTAGTTAGAAAAGCTAAAAAAGGCGAAAAAATCCTGCTTTTGGATGGTAAAGAGTACACCATGGAAGGGGAAGAAACACTTATAACCGATGGTGACAACATAATTGCACTTGGTGGCATAATGGGGGGAGAATTAAGCGGCATCAATGAAAATACGAAAGATATCTTATTAGAAGTTGCCCATTTCGATCCTGTCAATATAAGAAAGTCCTCTACTTACCATAAGATAACCTCTGATTCTTCGTATCGTTTTGAAAGAGGAGTTGATCCAAACGATAGTGAGATGGTTATGGGTAGATTGATTAAATTGATTAACGAATTGGCAGGAGGAAAGGTAGAAGGAGCTACAACGGATATATATCCTAAGCCTATAGAAAATAAAAAAATATCGATTAAAAAAAGTTTTATAAACGATAGGTTGGGGAAAGACTTAGCAGAAAAAGAAATTGAACAAATATTAAAAAAATTAGATTTCTCTTTCACAATAGTGGAAAAAAGTTCGCAGCAGAAGGCAATGGAAGATGTAGTCAAGATGATTGATTTACCTTGGGATATAATAGATGAAGAATGGAACGTTTCTATTCCCACAAAAAGACCAGATATTACCCAAGATATTGATCTCGTTGAAGAGGTTGGTAGAGTTTACGGTTACTCAAAAATTCAGCCTGCTTTCCCAAATCTAAATGGATTGATAGGAAGTAAGGGAGATTTTGTTTCTTTTAAAGAAAAGGTAGAAGATACTATGTTGGCTAATGGTTATCATGAGGCAAAGACCTTTCCGTTGAACAATGGCAACAGAATGTGGATGGAAAACGAATTGGAGTTAAGATTGATTAATCCTATCTCCTCAGAATTAGAATACATGTCATCCAAATTGATATATGGTTTGTTAGATTCAGTTTCTTTTAATTATAGAAACCAAACAAAAGATATAAAAATGTTCGAAATTGATAAAGTTTTCCATGCAGATAAAGACAGTGAAACAGGTGCAAAGGAGTTTACTAATCTCGCCTTTGTGGCAACAGGGAGAGAAAATAATGATGATTTCACGGATAAGAGAGAGGTTACATTTTATTCTGTAAAAGGTGCTTTAGAAAACTTATTGAATGAATTTCATGTGAAAGTAGAATACGTAAGAAGTGATCAACCTGGTTTTTTGAAAGCTCAAAGTGCTCGTCTATTTATCAACAACGAAGAAATTGGTTTTTTAGGTCTACTTGATCCGGTGATAGCCGATAATTATTACGAAATAAAAGACCCTATATATATCTGTGAGATAAATTTGGATAAAATATTTGAAGGTAAGAAAGAAATAAAAAGGGAATTCAGAAAAGTAGATTTTCCTGCTATCAAAAGAGAGTATTCTATGATTGTTCCACTAAACATCGAATTTAAAGAGATTCAAGAAATAATAATAAGTGTGGCAGATATCGTAGAAGATTTTAAAATTTTTGATGTTTACAGAGGAAAAAATATAGAAGAAGATAAAACAAGTATTACCGTTTCAATAGTTTATAGATCAGAAAATAAAACTTTGACAGAAGAAGAAGTCAATCAAGTCGAAAGATCTATTTTAGAAAGTTTGAACAATAAAGGGATCAAACTTCGAGAATCCTAG
- a CDS encoding phenylalanine--tRNA ligase subunit alpha: MALTIDRDEIIGTLKREIQEITDMQEFQNLKSKYLGKKGLIKSLMNSLKDIDDVELKKEYGKSVNELKEELETLFDEKLSELKEKEREEKEKKNWVDITIPGARRKIGKENLITKTRKEIEEIFIGMGFSVAEGPEIENSWYNFDALNTPEWHPAREMQDTFYLSLDKEKLLRTHTSPVQVRTMLKSKPPLAIISPGRVYRKDELDATHSPVFHQVEGLYVDRNVSVSHLKMYLEVFAQKFFGNKVSVLLRPSYFPFTEPSFEVDISCIFCGGKGCNVCKNTGWIEILGAGLVHPNVFQSVNYDPKVWQGFAFGMGIERVAMLKYNIPDMRELYKNDIRFIENS, encoded by the coding sequence ATGGCTTTAACAATAGACAGAGATGAAATCATAGGTACTTTAAAAAGAGAAATACAAGAAATAACAGATATGCAGGAATTTCAAAATCTAAAATCTAAATATTTAGGTAAGAAAGGTTTAATCAAGTCTCTAATGAACAGTCTTAAAGATATCGATGATGTAGAATTAAAAAAAGAGTATGGTAAAAGTGTAAATGAACTAAAAGAAGAATTAGAAACCCTTTTTGATGAGAAGTTAAGTGAGTTGAAAGAAAAAGAAAGAGAAGAAAAGGAGAAAAAAAACTGGGTTGATATTACGATTCCTGGGGCTCGTAGAAAGATAGGAAAAGAGAATTTGATCACAAAAACAAGGAAAGAAATAGAAGAAATATTCATTGGAATGGGTTTTTCGGTAGCTGAAGGTCCAGAAATTGAAAATTCTTGGTACAATTTTGACGCACTTAATACTCCTGAATGGCATCCTGCCAGAGAAATGCAGGATACTTTTTATTTGTCTTTGGACAAAGAAAAGCTTTTAAGGACGCATACTTCTCCCGTTCAAGTGAGAACTATGTTGAAAAGTAAGCCCCCCTTGGCTATAATATCCCCGGGAAGGGTATACAGAAAAGATGAATTAGACGCCACTCATTCCCCGGTTTTTCATCAGGTAGAAGGGCTCTATGTTGATAGAAATGTTTCCGTTTCCCATTTAAAAATGTATCTTGAAGTTTTTGCTCAAAAATTTTTTGGAAATAAAGTTTCGGTCTTGTTGCGTCCGAGCTATTTCCCTTTTACCGAACCAAGTTTTGAGGTAGATATCAGTTGTATCTTTTGTGGAGGGAAAGGGTGTAATGTTTGTAAAAATACCGGATGGATAGAAATATTGGGAGCCGGTTTAGTTCATCCAAACGTTTTTCAAAGCGTTAATTACGATCCAAAAGTATGGCAAGGCTTTGCTTTTGGAATGGGGATTGAAAGAGTAGCGATGTTGAAATATAACATTCCAGATATGAGAGAATTATACAAAAACGACATTAGGTTTATAGAAAATTCATAA
- a CDS encoding ABC transporter ATP-binding protein — translation MIEFKNVSKKFQDKYVLRNFNLKVQEGSKTLIFGKSGIGKTTIFRLLLGFIKPDEGQLLYKNEELNGKNVWDLRRDAVYIGQELDISDGTVREIIRTILNYKINLKVPFEESKLIKLFDFFELPANILDKDFQSLSGGEKQRVLISIFTLLNKKLYLLDEITSSLDREMKNKVIEYLLSKKEWTLIAISHDQEWLNKEGLNIIEMGGNNNGTYN, via the coding sequence TTGATCGAATTTAAAAATGTTTCAAAAAAATTCCAAGATAAGTACGTTCTAAGAAATTTTAATCTCAAGGTTCAAGAAGGGAGTAAAACTCTTATCTTTGGAAAATCCGGAATTGGAAAAACCACTATTTTTAGATTACTTTTAGGATTCATTAAACCAGATGAAGGACAATTACTATACAAAAATGAAGAGTTGAATGGTAAAAATGTATGGGATTTAAGAAGAGATGCTGTGTACATCGGGCAGGAATTAGATATTTCTGATGGAACCGTAAGAGAAATAATTCGTACTATATTGAATTATAAAATAAATCTCAAAGTACCTTTTGAAGAATCAAAATTAATAAAATTATTTGATTTTTTTGAACTACCAGCAAATATTTTAGATAAAGACTTCCAATCTCTTTCAGGTGGAGAAAAACAAAGAGTTTTGATATCTATTTTTACACTTTTAAACAAAAAATTATACTTACTAGATGAGATTACCTCTTCTCTGGATAGAGAAATGAAAAATAAAGTCATAGAATATTTACTATCAAAAAAAGAGTGGACTTTGATTGCAATATCTCATGATCAGGAATGGTTAAATAAAGAAGGTTTGAATATAATAGAAATGGGAGGGAATAATAATGGAACCTACAACTGA
- a CDS encoding ABC transporter permease — translation MEPTTDISLFSLAMAYLLIFFPIILSYIFNLKITRDTLISTFRMSIQLFIMSLILVYLFQFDYTWLNIGWLFFMISFAVFRVIGSSGLNFKRFVWPVFFALGISNFIVLFYFDFIILRLDDIFTARYFVVLGGMLLGNALTGDIIGISNFYKDIERNKQRYFFALGNGATVYEATLPYLRNALISALRPTIASMATVGIVYLPGMMTGQILGGASPQTAIKYQIAIYVAILTSVSLSVTLTILFTMKSSFDEYGILRQDIFKK, via the coding sequence ATGGAACCTACAACTGATATTTCTTTATTTTCACTTGCAATGGCGTATTTGTTAATATTTTTCCCCATTATCTTGAGTTATATTTTTAATTTAAAAATTACCCGAGATACTTTAATTTCAACATTCAGAATGAGCATTCAGCTTTTCATCATGTCTTTAATTTTAGTATATCTTTTCCAATTTGATTATACATGGTTGAATATAGGCTGGTTATTTTTTATGATTTCTTTTGCTGTATTTCGAGTTATTGGTAGCAGCGGTTTAAATTTCAAAAGGTTCGTTTGGCCAGTATTTTTTGCCCTTGGTATTTCTAATTTTATTGTACTCTTTTACTTCGATTTTATAATTTTAAGATTGGATGATATTTTCACCGCAAGATATTTCGTTGTCCTAGGTGGAATGCTCTTAGGTAACGCTTTAACAGGAGATATTATTGGAATTAGTAATTTTTATAAAGATATAGAAAGAAATAAACAACGATATTTTTTTGCTTTGGGAAATGGGGCTACCGTTTATGAAGCCACACTTCCATATTTAAGGAACGCATTAATATCTGCCCTTAGACCAACCATAGCAAGTATGGCTACAGTTGGAATCGTGTATCTGCCTGGAATGATGACAGGTCAGATTTTGGGAGGTGCATCTCCACAAACAGCTATAAAATACCAAATTGCCATATATGTAGCTATTTTAACATCGGTTTCTCTTTCTGTAACCTTAACGATATTATTCACAATGAAAAGTAGCTTCGATGAGTATGGGATACTTCGCCAAGATATCTTTAAAAAATAA
- a CDS encoding MFS transporter, translating into MGIVSLFADITHEGARSLIGPYLGLLGASATAVGIISGLGEFIGYGLRLLTGYLSDKTHRYWLFTFLGYGMDLFAVPLLALAGRWEIAAMLIIMERTGKAIRKPSKDTLMSYAARNVGSGKGFAIAEVLDQIGAVSGPVILSLILLFKSGDELANYRFAFAILLIPALITLILLLISRLNFPQPEKFEVKEEKINFEGISKSYWLYLVAISLIAAGFADFPLLAFHFQRIDIFNSTMIPFMYAIAMGVDAISALIFGFLYDKVGVTSLIIASSLSIFFSPFSFLSESSLLVILGVILWGIGMGAQESILKSVVADIVTPEKRGTAYGFFNAIFGLFWFIGSAVMGILYDRAIVSLVVFSMIVESAAVFTLFLLKSKLGNPLN; encoded by the coding sequence ATGGGAATTGTGAGTTTATTCGCAGACATCACACATGAAGGAGCAAGAAGTTTAATCGGTCCTTATTTAGGTTTATTAGGAGCAAGTGCTACAGCGGTGGGAATCATTTCAGGTTTAGGTGAGTTCATAGGTTATGGTTTAAGGTTGTTAACGGGTTATTTAAGCGATAAAACTCATAGATATTGGCTTTTCACATTTTTAGGTTATGGAATGGATCTATTTGCTGTTCCTTTATTGGCTCTTGCCGGAAGATGGGAAATAGCAGCCATGCTAATAATTATGGAAAGAACAGGAAAAGCTATAAGAAAGCCTTCGAAAGATACCCTTATGTCTTATGCAGCACGAAATGTGGGAAGTGGTAAAGGATTTGCCATAGCAGAGGTCCTTGATCAAATTGGAGCTGTCTCAGGACCTGTTATTTTAAGTTTGATTCTATTATTCAAGTCGGGGGATGAGTTAGCAAATTACCGATTCGCATTTGCAATATTATTGATACCTGCATTGATTACTTTAATCTTGTTGTTGATTAGTAGATTGAACTTTCCACAACCCGAGAAGTTTGAAGTGAAAGAGGAGAAAATCAACTTTGAGGGAATATCAAAATCGTACTGGTTGTATTTAGTAGCCATTTCCCTGATTGCTGCAGGTTTTGCGGATTTCCCTTTGTTGGCGTTCCATTTTCAAAGAATTGATATTTTCAATTCAACTATGATACCTTTTATGTATGCGATAGCTATGGGCGTGGATGCTATTTCTGCATTGATCTTCGGCTTCCTTTACGATAAAGTCGGAGTTACAAGTCTTATAATTGCCTCCAGCCTCTCAATATTCTTTTCACCCTTTTCATTTTTATCTGAATCTTCACTGTTAGTGATTTTAGGTGTTATTTTGTGGGGAATCGGAATGGGTGCCCAGGAATCCATTTTAAAATCTGTAGTAGCCGATATCGTCACCCCTGAGAAAAGAGGAACAGCATATGGTTTTTTTAACGCTATCTTTGGCCTTTTTTGGTTCATAGGTAGTGCAGTTATGGGAATCTTGTACGATCGCGCAATCGTGAGTTTGGTTGTCTTTTCCATGATAGTAGAAAGTGCAGCCGTTTTCACTCTTTTTCTGCTTAAATCTAAGCTTGGCAACCCTCTAAATTAA
- a CDS encoding PadR family transcriptional regulator, with protein MNGLIQIHILHHSQKAPIYGSWMIYELKRHGYNISPGTLYPLLHKMEKENLLTKRTEIVEGKKRIYYSITSQGENLLKELKAKVKELFHEII; from the coding sequence TTGAATGGTTTGATTCAAATACATATATTGCACCATTCACAAAAAGCTCCAATCTATGGAAGCTGGATGATTTATGAATTAAAAAGGCATGGGTACAATATTAGCCCAGGTACTTTGTATCCTTTATTACACAAGATGGAAAAAGAAAATCTTCTCACTAAAAGAACTGAAATAGTAGAAGGTAAAAAAAGAATATACTACTCTATTACAAGCCAAGGAGAAAACCTATTAAAGGAATTAAAAGCAAAAGTAAAAGAACTATTTCATGAAATAATATAA